CGCGTGGGACCGGCTGCTGTTCAGCGCCAAGGAGACGGTCTACAAGGCGTGGTTCCCGCTGGCGCGGATGTGGCTGGGGTTCGAGGATGCCGAGGTGACCATCAACCCGGACGACGGCACGTTCACCGCGCGGATCCTCATCGAGCCGCCGGTGGTCGACGGAGTGGCGCTGGACGGGTTCACCGGTCGCTGGGTGGCGCGGGACGGGTTTGTGGTGACCGCGATCGCGGTACCCGCGCGCTGATCACGGCTGGAAGGCGGCGGCATGGGTGACGAGGTCGGGCGACAGGAGTTCACCCGCGACGACCGGACGCGCTACCGCACGAAGGTGCGCCGCTGCCTGGACGTGTTCGCCCGGATGCTGGAGGAGTCGCGGTTCGAGTTCGACCGGCCGACCACCGGGTTGGAGATCGAGCTCAACCTGGTGGACGACGCGGGCGACCCGGCGATGCGCAACGCGGAGGCGTTGGAGGCGATCTGCGACCCGGACTTCGTGACCGAGCTGGGCCAGTGGAACCTGGAGATCAACGTCGCGCCCCGGTTGCTGACCGCCGGCGGGATCACCGAGTTCGAGGACGTCGTGCGGACGTCCTTGAACGAGGCCGAGCACAAGGCGCGTGGCGTGGACGCGCACATGGTGATGATCGGGATCCTGCCGACGTTGCAGCCGAAGCACCTGGCGGTGTCCGCGCTGTCCGGGAACCCGCGCTACGCGTTGCTGAACGAGCAGGTGCTGGCGGCCCGGGGCGAGGACCTGCACATCGCGATCAACGGGATCGAGCGGTTGCAGCTGACGGCCGATTCGATCGTTCCCGAGGCGGCCTGCACGAGCGTGCAGTTCCACCTGCAGGTGTCGCCGGAGTCGTTCCCGGCCTACTGGAACGCGGCACAGGCGATCGCCGGGGTGCAGGTGGCGATCGGGGCCAACTCGCCGTTCCTGCTGGGCAAGGAGCTGTGGAGGGAGACCCGGATCGCGCTGTTCCAGCAGGCCACGGACACGCGCAGCGACGAGCTGAAGGAACAGGGCGTCCGGCCACGGGTGTGGTTCGGGGAGCGGTGGATCACGTCGATCTTCGACTTGTTCGAGGAGAACGTGCGGTACTTCCCGGCGTTGCTGCCGATCTGCGACGAAGAAGACCCGGTGCAGGTGATGGAGCGCGGTGACACGCCGTCGTTGGCGGAGCTGCGGTTGCACAACGGGACGATCTACCGGTGGAACCGGCCGGTGTACGACGTGGTGCGGGACCAGCCGCACCTGCGGGTGGAGAACCGGACGTTGCCGGCCGGGCCGACGGTGGTCGACATGATGGCGAACGGGGCGTTCTACTACGGGCTGGTGCGGATGCTGGCCGAGGACGAACGGCCGCTGTGGTCCCAGATGTCGTTCAGCGCGGCCGAGGACAACTTCGTCGCCGGCGCGCGGGCGGGGATCGACGCGCAGGTCTACTGGCCGGGGTTGGGCACGGTGCCGGCGGTGGAGTTGGTGCTGCGGCGGCTGCTGCCGTTGGCGCACGAGGGCTTGGTCCGGATGAAGGTGGACGCGGCCGAACGCGACCGGCTGCTCGGGGTGATCGAACAGCGGTGCCTGACCGGGATGAACGGCGCCACCTGGCAGGCCCGCACCTTCCACCGCCACTACGACCACACGGCGTTGGACCGGCCGGAGGCGTTGCGGCGGATGCTGCGGACCTACCGGGACCTCATGCACACCAACGAACCCGTGCACACCTGGCCGGTGTCGTGACCGTGCCCGCTTGGGCGCACGTGCTGGTCAGCGCGCCAGGCGACGCTCCTCGATCGCGGTGACGAGGCGGGCGAGCGTGCCCCTCGGCCAGGTCAGCACCGGCCCTTCGGGGTTCTTGCTGTCCCGGATGCCGAGGCGTCCGGCTGCGACGGCCACTTCCACGCACTCGTTCTGCGCGCCGCTGTAGCTGGACTTCCTGAACTCGCCGAACCTGATCATGGTCACTCCATCTCCGTTGCCACCTCCCGCACCAGCGCGGCCGATTCATCGGTCGGCAATGCCACCGCGGTCAGGGCTGCGAACTCTGCCACGTAGTGCGTGACGGTCCCTTCATCCTCGATCCACCGACCTCCGCCGTGGTACTCCGAATAGACGCAATCGGGGTCGCTCGGGTCGGCGAAGCCGAGGATCGTGATGGCGCTGGTCATGACGCCGTACGCGCCGGACCGGTAGGGCAGCACCTGGACCGTGATGTTCGGCGCCTCCGCACTCTTCAGCAGATGATGCAGCTGCTCGACCATGACCTCCGGCCCACCGACGACACGGCGAAGGGCTGCCTCGTCGATGATCGCGTGGAGGGTGAGCGGGTTGCCGTCGTCCACGAGCCGCTGTTGCCTGGCCATGCGGGACGTCACCGACTTCTCCAAGACCCGCTTGCTCGTCTGGAAGCGCCGTTCGGCGACGTGGATCGCGGTGGCGTAGCGGGCGGTCTGGAGCAGGCCGGGAACGACGGTCTGCTGGAGCGTGCGCGCCGAGACCGCGTCGGCTTCCGAGCGCAGGAAAGCCCGGTACTTCGGGCTCATGTCCACCGTCTGCTCGACCCTCGTCCCTTCATCGACGGCGTCCTCCCACAGGGACTCCGCCGTCTTCCGCTGCTCCTCGCCGGCGTTGTAGAGCGCGAGGAGCACGGACAGCGTCGGGAAGTCCGGGCGGATGTGACCGTTCTCGATCTTGCTGACCGTCGCGGGCGACTTCCGCAGGATCCTGGACACGGACACAGGGTCTTGGGACGCCGCCTTGCGCAGCCCGGCCAGGTACTCGCCCAGCCGACGCTTGCGGCGGGTCTGCGTACTGGGCACAGCGTTCCTCCTCGGTTCGAGACGCCGCCGAGCGTATCGGAGAGGTGCGCTGTCCACGTTCACTCTATTAGGTAATACCAAGCGGGAAATGAACCGGATAACTTCGCTTGCGGAGGTGGTCCCCTTGCCCGATTTCCGATGGCTGCCGTACGAAGGCTCGCGTCACGCGATCCCTTACGCGCTGGTGCCCCGTGATGAAGGCCTGACCTTGTGCGGGGTGGAGGTCAGGGTGCCGCACGAGCCGCCGCCCAGGTCGCCCGACGGCTGCTGGCCCACGTGCCGGGCGTGCGACGTGGAGTGGCGCAAGTCCGAGGGCATCAGGGTCTTCCCGTGGCCGCGTGAGACCGGGGACAGCGAGCCGACCACCGTCCGCCGACGACTCCCCACCGCACCGATCCCCACCGCACCGACACGGAAGGCGACGGCTCGATGAAACCCCAGCCCACGCTCCAGGCCCGCCTGCTCGGCCACGAACTGCGCCGGATCCGTGAAGCGTCCGGCCTGACCGTGGCCGAGGTCGCCGCCCACACCGGCCAGTCGCCGGGCGACGTCCAGCGACTGGAAGACGGCGTCACCGACGCGCCCGAACCCGAACCGACCCTCTGGTGCCGCTGGGACACCACCGCCACCAGCGTGATCAACGTGCTGTGCCGCCTCGCCGACCGCATCGACATCTACGCGCCCCTGGGCATCCACCCCGCCCTCGAACACCTCGACCCCGACCGCTGCACCGCCTACGTCCTGACCGGCACCGCCGTCGACCGCACCGACGTCACCATCCGCCACATCACCCACGTCGCACACCCCGGCGCCGACCGCCCACTCACCCGCTTCACCCTGCCCAACGGCCCCGCCGTCGTCCTCTACCCCTACCTCCACGGCGCGCAGTTCACCGAGGAACCAGCCCACCTCACGTCCGCCTACGCGCTCTTCGAACTGCTCTCGGTCACATGACGGCGCAGCACATGCGGGAATCCGGGCTCCTGCGCCGCCGAGTCACCGGCCGCCGAGTCACCGGCCGCCGGCTCCACATGCTCACCGCTCCGCGCGGGTGCCGAACAGGTCCTGGCGGGCAGGACTGGGGAAACGTCGTTGCCCTCGACGGGAAGTTGGTGTTGTCGCCCCGGTCCAGGGCCGCGTTGGTCGACCGGCCGGGTCGCCCCGACCGGCCGACAGCGTGATCAGGCGGTCGGGAAGTCGTCCGGGGTGCGCATCCGGTCGCGGATCCAGACGCCGGCGGGCTTCAGGACGGTCGTGCCGGTGAACGTGGAGCCGGCGCAGGTGCCTTCCTTGAACACCGCGCCCGACCGGAAGTCGTCGGAGAAGTTCCAGTTCGTCCAGCCG
This is a stretch of genomic DNA from Saccharothrix ecbatanensis. It encodes these proteins:
- a CDS encoding glutamate--cysteine ligase, which codes for MGDEVGRQEFTRDDRTRYRTKVRRCLDVFARMLEESRFEFDRPTTGLEIELNLVDDAGDPAMRNAEALEAICDPDFVTELGQWNLEINVAPRLLTAGGITEFEDVVRTSLNEAEHKARGVDAHMVMIGILPTLQPKHLAVSALSGNPRYALLNEQVLAARGEDLHIAINGIERLQLTADSIVPEAACTSVQFHLQVSPESFPAYWNAAQAIAGVQVAIGANSPFLLGKELWRETRIALFQQATDTRSDELKEQGVRPRVWFGERWITSIFDLFEENVRYFPALLPICDEEDPVQVMERGDTPSLAELRLHNGTIYRWNRPVYDVVRDQPHLRVENRTLPAGPTVVDMMANGAFYYGLVRMLAEDERPLWSQMSFSAAEDNFVAGARAGIDAQVYWPGLGTVPAVELVLRRLLPLAHEGLVRMKVDAAERDRLLGVIEQRCLTGMNGATWQARTFHRHYDHTALDRPEALRRMLRTYRDLMHTNEPVHTWPVS
- a CDS encoding DUF397 domain-containing protein, producing the protein MIRFGEFRKSSYSGAQNECVEVAVAAGRLGIRDSKNPEGPVLTWPRGTLARLVTAIEERRLAR
- a CDS encoding helix-turn-helix domain-containing protein, yielding MPSTQTRRKRRLGEYLAGLRKAASQDPVSVSRILRKSPATVSKIENGHIRPDFPTLSVLLALYNAGEEQRKTAESLWEDAVDEGTRVEQTVDMSPKYRAFLRSEADAVSARTLQQTVVPGLLQTARYATAIHVAERRFQTSKRVLEKSVTSRMARQQRLVDDGNPLTLHAIIDEAALRRVVGGPEVMVEQLHHLLKSAEAPNITVQVLPYRSGAYGVMTSAITILGFADPSDPDCVYSEYHGGGRWIEDEGTVTHYVAEFAALTAVALPTDESAALVREVATEME
- a CDS encoding zinc finger protein is translated as MPDFRWLPYEGSRHAIPYALVPRDEGLTLCGVEVRVPHEPPPRSPDGCWPTCRACDVEWRKSEGIRVFPWPRETGDSEPTTVRRRLPTAPIPTAPTRKATAR
- a CDS encoding helix-turn-helix domain-containing protein, with translation MKPQPTLQARLLGHELRRIREASGLTVAEVAAHTGQSPGDVQRLEDGVTDAPEPEPTLWCRWDTTATSVINVLCRLADRIDIYAPLGIHPALEHLDPDRCTAYVLTGTAVDRTDVTIRHITHVAHPGADRPLTRFTLPNGPAVVLYPYLHGAQFTEEPAHLTSAYALFELLSVT